The following coding sequences are from one Amphiprion ocellaris isolate individual 3 ecotype Okinawa chromosome 19, ASM2253959v1, whole genome shotgun sequence window:
- the LOC111584896 gene encoding integrin beta-3-like, whose amino-acid sequence MKVGVSLTNRRKKTTRRNQQRTQSLLRSSADMKASIETIILLFLFSNACGSNICTSRGVTTCQQCLAVDPSCAWCSQEEYGRGGSGASRCDLKQNLLNEGCSQDAVEFPISTLTIQNDDPLSSKASGAGDVVTQVRPQKLHMTLRPGDAKRFTVSVKQVEDYPVDLYYLMDLSYSMRDDLVRLRTLGNELAVTMGRTTSNLRMGFGAFVDKTVSPYMYMHPPEAVTNPCWGIGQQCQAQFGFKHVLSLTEKVNRFTEEVEKQRVSRNRDAPEGGFDAIMQAVVCKDKIGWRPDASHLLVFTTDAKTHIALDGRIAGIVQPNDGKCHLDNDNNYNETTVLDYPSLGLMTEKMSENNINLIFAVTSFVVPLYKEYSKLIPGTTVGTLSDDSGNVIELIEQAYAKIRSKVQLELLGVPEELNLAFNATCLNGEIIPGIKSCSGLKIGDTVSFSVEAQLRGCPKEKSRSFTIKPLGFKDSLEVTVDFACSCACEAMAEENSPLCNNGNGTYECGVCQCHEGHLGPRCECSVEDYSPSDESNCRPKPDSPVCSGRGDCLCGQCSCHSNEFGQVWGKFCECDDFNCLRFKGALCSDHGKCNCGFCQCDAGWKGENCNCTTRTDTCMSHIGLLCSGRGSCECGVCQCTQPGAYGATCEKCPTCPDSCTIKKECVECQHFKRGQYSDDNSCNRICRDEIQLTEELVFHDTNAVNCSYKDENDCIVHFQYFEDDSGKSILFVMKEPECPEGPDILVVLLAVAGAILLLGLIGLLIWKLLITIHDRREFAKFEEERAKAKWDTGNNPLYKGATSTFTNVAYRGN is encoded by the exons ctgctgtttttattctctAACGCCTGCG GTTCCAACATCTGCACGTCTCGAGGCGTCACCACTTGTCAGCAGTGTCTGGCTGTAGATCCCAGCTGTGCCTGGTGCTCTCAGGAG GAATACGGACGGGGAGGATCCGGCGCCTCTCGCTGCGACCTGAAACAGAACCTGCTGAATGAAGGATGCAGTCAAGATGCCGTGGAGTTTCCCATCAGCACTCTGACCATCCAGAATGACGATCCTCTCAGCAGCAAGGCGTCTGGTGCAGGAGACGTCGTCACTCAGGTCCGGCCTCAGAAACTCCACATGACGCTGAGACCAG gtGATGCCAAGCGTTTCACTGTGTCAGTGAAGCAGGTGGAGGATTACCCTGTAGACCTTTACTATCTCATGGATCTCTCGTATTCGATGAGGGACGACTTGGTTCGCCTGCGGACGTTAGGCAATGAGCTCGCTGTCACCATGGGCCGAACCACGAGCAACCTGCGCATGGGGTTTGGAGCATTTGTGGACAAAACTGTGTCCCCTTACATGTACATGCATCCTCCAGAGGCCGTCACAAACCCGTGCTGGGG CATCGGTCAACAATGCCAGGCACAGTTCGGGTTCAAACACGTGTTGTCACTGACGGAGAAGGTGAATCGATTCACCGAGGAGGTGGAGAAGCAGCGGGTGTCCAGGAACAGGGACGCTCCGGAGGGGGGATTTGATGCCATCATGCAGGCCGTGGTGTGCAAg GATAAGATTGGCTGGCGTCCGGACGCTTCACACCTTCTGGTTTTTACCACCGATGCCAAAACTCACATCGCTCTGGATGGACGCATCGCTGGCATCGTCCAACCCAACGATGGAAAATGTCATCTGGACAATGACAACAATTACAATGAAACTACAGTGCTG GACTATCCATCCTTGGGGCTCATGACGGAGAAAATGTCCGAAAACAACATAAATTTGATTTTTGCTGTGACCAGCTTTGTGGTGCCGCTTTACAAG GAGTACAGTAAGCTAATTCCAGGCACAACTGTGGGAACGCTGTCCGATGACTCCGGGAATGTTATCGAGCTAATCGAGCAGGCCTATGCG AAAATTCGCTCTAAAGTACAGCTGGAGCTACTTGGAGTCCCAGAAGAGCTGAACCTCGCCTTCAACGCCACTTGCCTGAATGGAGAAATCATCCCTGGAATAAAATCATGTTCTGGCCTCAAGATCGGAGACACA GTGTCCTTCAGTGTGGAGGCCCAGTTGCGCGGCTGCCCTAAAGAGAAAAGTCGCAGCTTCACCATCAAACCTCTCGGCTTCAAGGATTCCCTGGAGGTCACGGTGGACTTTGCGTGTAGCTGCGCCTGCGAGGCGATGGCTGAAGAGAACAGTCCGCTCTGCAACAACGGCAACGGCACCTACGAGTGCGGCGTTTGTCAGTGTCACGAAGGTCATCTGGGCCCTCGATGCGAGTGCTCCGTGGAGGACTACAGTCCGTCAGATGAAAGCAACTGCAGGCCCAAACCGGACAGCCCAGTCTGCAGCGGTAGAGGCGACTGCTTGTGTGGACAGTGTTCCTGCCACTCCAATGAGTTCGGTCAGGTCTGGGGAAAGTTCTGCGAATGCGACGACTTCAACTGCCTTCGCTTCAAAGGGGCTCTGTGCTCCG ATCATGGAAAGTGTAACTGCGGCTTCTGCCAGTGTGACGCCGGCTGGAAAGGAGAAAACTGTAACTGCACCACCCGAACCGACACCTGCATGTCCCACATCGGTCTGCTGTGCAGCGGCCGAGGCAGCTGTGAATGTGGCGTTTGTCAGTGCACTCAGCCCGGAGCCTACGGAGCTACCTGCGAGAAATGTCCCACCTGTCCCGACTCCTGCACCATCAAGAA gGAGTGTGTTGAGTGTCAGCACTTTAAGAGAGGACAATACAGCGACGACAACAGCTGCAACAGAATCTGCAGAGACGAAATTCAACTCACAGAGGAGCTGG TTTTCCATGACACAAACGCAGTGAACTGCTCGTACAAAGACGAGAACGACTGCATCGTGCACTTCCAGTATTTCGAGGACGACAGCGGCAAATCCATCCTGTTTGTGATGAAAGAACCAG AATGCCCCGAGGGCCCGGATATCCTGGTGGTACTGCTGGCGGTGGCCGGAGCCATTCTGCTGCTGGGCCTCATCGGCCTGCTCATCTGGAAGCTGCTGATCACCATCCATGACCGCAGGGAGTTCGCCAAGTTCGAGGAGGAGCGAGCCAAAGCCAAATGGGACACG GGCAACAATCCTCTGTACAAAGGAGCCACGTCCACCTTCACCAACGTCGCGTATCGAGGAAACTAG